The Mesorhizobium sp. B1-1-8 genome contains a region encoding:
- the cobD gene encoding threonine-phosphate decarboxylase CobD: MKLLGIAAVDHGGSLGRASALFPHAPMPFVDLSTGINPHSYPLFDLPATILSRLPEAERLRELAGIAANAYGAPSAMHVAAAPGTQILLPRVASLVRPGKALVLGPTYAEHARAAAIAGHTAAEVGDFDALAEADLAVLVNPNNPDGRIVEREKLLRLAGELRARGGLLVVDEAFMDVGPAEHSLAGDVCAGGIVVLRSFGKFFGLAGMRLGFALADPLTAERLQAQLGPWAVAGPALEYGVRALADTEWQAGMRRRLAADAERLDALFGRYGVAVAGGTTLFRYLVLPEAAHLFSALGERGILLRHFAERPQVLRAGLPGTDEEWQRLESALAGWASRRDDALKEIGR, encoded by the coding sequence ATGAAGCTACTTGGAATTGCGGCGGTGGATCATGGCGGCAGCCTTGGCCGCGCAAGCGCGCTTTTTCCTCATGCCCCCATGCCTTTCGTTGACCTCTCGACGGGTATCAATCCGCACTCCTATCCGCTTTTCGACCTGCCCGCCACCATCCTGTCACGATTGCCGGAAGCGGAGCGCCTGCGCGAGCTGGCCGGGATCGCGGCGAACGCCTATGGCGCGCCATCGGCGATGCATGTGGCGGCAGCGCCCGGCACGCAGATCCTTCTGCCGCGCGTCGCCTCGCTGGTAAGGCCGGGCAAGGCGCTGGTTCTCGGCCCTACCTATGCCGAACACGCCAGGGCAGCGGCAATCGCCGGCCACACGGCGGCCGAGGTCGGCGACTTCGACGCCTTGGCCGAGGCGGATCTCGCCGTGCTGGTCAACCCCAACAATCCGGACGGACGTATCGTTGAGCGCGAAAAGCTGCTTCGGCTTGCCGGCGAGCTCCGCGCCAGGGGCGGCCTGCTGGTCGTCGACGAGGCCTTCATGGATGTCGGCCCGGCCGAGCACAGCCTGGCCGGCGACGTCTGCGCGGGCGGCATCGTGGTGCTGCGTTCCTTCGGCAAGTTCTTCGGCCTCGCGGGCATGAGACTGGGCTTTGCGCTCGCCGACCCGCTGACGGCCGAGCGGCTGCAGGCACAGCTCGGGCCCTGGGCGGTTGCCGGCCCGGCGCTCGAATACGGTGTCCGCGCGCTGGCCGATACTGAATGGCAGGCCGGCATGCGGCGACGCCTGGCGGCGGACGCGGAGCGCCTCGACGCGCTGTTCGGCCGCTATGGGGTTGCAGTCGCCGGCGGCACCACGCTGTTCCGCTATCTCGTGTTGCCTGAGGCTGCCCACCTGTTTTCGGCGCTTGGCGAGCGTGGAATCCTGCTTCGCCATTTCGCTGAACGGCCCCAGGTCTTGCGGGCCGGCCTGCCAGGAACGGACGAGGAATGGCAGCGGCTCGAAAGCGCCCTTGCCGGCTGGGCCTCGCGGCGCGACGATGCGCTGAAGGAGATCGGCCGATGA
- a CDS encoding tyrosine phosphatase family protein: protein MINVCSLSKVEETVTRTGAQRLLSLLAAGTEVTRPASIAAANHLHLVMHDIAVAQDGMTMPGEEHVRALLDFAYRWDRVKPMVVHCYAGISRSTASAYIIAAALAPRRDEAELARTLRFLSPSATPNPRLIAVADTLLGRDGRMIAAVEAIGRGAEAFEGTPFELRIEA, encoded by the coding sequence ATGATTAACGTCTGTTCGCTATCGAAGGTCGAGGAAACTGTTACGAGAACTGGCGCCCAGCGTCTGCTGTCGCTGCTTGCCGCCGGCACCGAGGTGACCCGCCCAGCCTCGATCGCGGCGGCAAACCATCTGCATCTGGTCATGCATGACATCGCTGTCGCGCAGGACGGCATGACCATGCCCGGCGAGGAGCATGTGCGCGCTTTGCTCGATTTCGCCTATCGCTGGGACAGGGTGAAGCCGATGGTCGTGCACTGCTATGCCGGCATCAGCCGCTCGACGGCGTCGGCCTACATTATTGCGGCGGCGCTGGCGCCCAGGCGCGACGAGGCGGAACTGGCCAGGACGTTGCGTTTTCTGTCGCCGTCTGCGACGCCCAATCCCAGGCTGATTGCCGTCGCAGATACCTTGCTCGGACGCGACGGCCGAATGATCGCTGCTGTCGAAGCAATCGGACGCGGCGCCGAAGCTTTCGAGGGGACGCCGTTCGAGTTGAGAATCGAAGCTTAA
- a CDS encoding creatininase family protein: MKVTTRRVWWGDYRTTEYASIDAEATVAVLPVAAIEQHGPHLPVSTDTSIMTGMLETVISRLPDDLDIRILPVQAVGKSNEHLHAPGTLTLPATTLVDAWTELGLSIARAGVRKLIVVNSHGGNEEIMGIVTRELRVRAKMLAVKTSWQRFGRPAGMYSELEDRHGIHGGDVETSLMLHFRPDLVDMGKADDFVSNVGRAEKEFALLRHTGTHAFAWIASDLNPNGVVGDASIATAQKGRLTAEHQADGFIGLIRDVRKAKLADWLS; this comes from the coding sequence ATGAAAGTGACGACAAGACGTGTGTGGTGGGGCGATTACCGGACGACCGAATACGCCTCGATCGACGCGGAAGCGACGGTCGCCGTGCTGCCGGTGGCGGCAATCGAGCAGCACGGCCCGCATCTGCCGGTCTCGACCGACACCTCGATCATGACCGGCATGCTGGAGACGGTGATCTCGCGTCTGCCCGACGATCTCGACATCCGCATTCTGCCGGTGCAGGCGGTGGGCAAGTCGAACGAGCACCTGCATGCGCCCGGAACGCTCACTCTGCCGGCCACCACCCTGGTCGACGCATGGACGGAGCTCGGCCTGTCGATCGCCCGCGCCGGCGTCAGGAAGCTGATCGTCGTCAACTCGCATGGCGGCAATGAGGAGATCATGGGCATCGTCACGCGCGAATTGCGCGTGCGGGCCAAAATGCTGGCGGTCAAGACGAGCTGGCAGCGCTTCGGCAGGCCGGCCGGCATGTATTCCGAGCTCGAGGATCGCCACGGCATCCACGGCGGCGATGTCGAGACCTCGCTGATGCTGCATTTCCGCCCCGATCTGGTCGACATGGGCAAGGCCGACGATTTTGTCTCCAATGTCGGCCGCGCCGAAAAGGAATTCGCCCTGCTGCGCCACACCGGCACGCATGCCTTCGCCTGGATTGCCAGCGACCTCAATCCGAACGGCGTGGTCGGCGACGCCAGCATCGCCACTGCCCAGAAGGGCCGGCTGACCGCCGAGCATCAGGCCGATGGCTTTATCGGGCTCATCCGGGATGTGCGAAAGGCGAAGCTTGCCGACTGGCTGTCATAA
- a CDS encoding RidA family protein, whose amino-acid sequence MLKYLTPQSIKPPFARYSHGVEIPAGKRIVLCSGQLGIGPDDAVPEDAGAQTELCFKNIAAILGEAGLTLNDIVRINAFVTDRAHLQAYMDVRNRLFSDPAPASTLIIVAGFARPEFKVEVEALAAG is encoded by the coding sequence ATGCTTAAATACCTCACCCCCCAATCGATCAAGCCGCCTTTTGCCCGCTATAGCCACGGCGTCGAAATTCCAGCTGGGAAGCGCATTGTCCTGTGCTCGGGCCAGTTGGGCATCGGTCCGGACGACGCCGTTCCCGAGGATGCCGGCGCGCAGACGGAGCTTTGCTTCAAGAACATCGCCGCGATTCTCGGCGAAGCAGGGCTGACGCTGAACGATATCGTGCGCATCAACGCCTTCGTCACCGACCGCGCGCATCTGCAGGCCTATATGGATGTCCGCAACCGGCTGTTTTCCGATCCCGCGCCGGCCTCGACGCTGATCATCGTCGCCGGCTTCGCCCGCCCGGAATTCAAGGTCGAGGTCGAAGCGCTGGCTGCGGGCTAG
- a CDS encoding ABC transporter substrate-binding protein — protein MYGKQKILAGAVVLLAAGTLGAAANEKVTFGTNWLAEPEHGGYYQAIADGTYAACGLDVTIMQGGPQVSGRPMLLAGKIDFYMGGNLLSAFDAVQQGIPMRVVAADFQKDPQVIMSQPGQGLDKWEDLKNADQYILGDEGAQTFFQWMVTDLGFDPAKRVPYTFNPAPFIANKKSIQQGYVTSEPFAVQKQGGFVPNQFLLADNGWDTYATTIEVMQDTIDKRPEVVQCFVDGSAKGWYNYLYGDNKAANAMIKKDNPDMTDEQIAFSIEQLKKFGIVDSGDSEKLGIGAMTDARIQSFYDKMVKAKVAKPGIDIKKAYTLAFINKGVGLELKK, from the coding sequence ATGTACGGAAAACAGAAGATTCTGGCGGGGGCCGTCGTCTTGCTTGCAGCTGGCACGCTGGGTGCGGCTGCCAACGAGAAAGTCACCTTCGGCACCAACTGGCTGGCCGAGCCCGAGCATGGCGGCTACTACCAGGCGATCGCCGACGGCACCTATGCCGCCTGCGGCCTCGACGTCACCATCATGCAGGGCGGCCCGCAGGTCAGCGGCCGACCGATGCTGCTTGCAGGTAAGATCGATTTTTACATGGGCGGCAATCTGCTCTCGGCCTTCGACGCCGTGCAGCAGGGCATTCCGATGCGCGTCGTCGCAGCCGACTTTCAGAAGGACCCGCAAGTCATCATGTCTCAGCCGGGGCAGGGGCTGGACAAATGGGAGGACCTGAAGAACGCCGATCAGTACATTCTCGGCGACGAAGGCGCGCAGACCTTCTTCCAGTGGATGGTCACCGATCTCGGCTTCGATCCCGCAAAGCGCGTGCCTTACACCTTCAATCCGGCGCCCTTCATCGCCAACAAGAAGTCGATCCAGCAGGGCTATGTGACGTCCGAACCGTTTGCCGTGCAGAAGCAGGGCGGCTTCGTGCCGAATCAGTTCCTGCTCGCCGACAATGGCTGGGACACTTACGCGACGACCATCGAGGTTATGCAGGATACGATCGACAAGCGGCCTGAGGTGGTGCAGTGCTTCGTCGATGGCTCGGCCAAGGGTTGGTACAATTACCTCTACGGCGACAACAAGGCGGCCAACGCCATGATCAAGAAGGACAATCCGGACATGACGGATGAGCAGATCGCCTTCTCGATCGAGCAGCTGAAGAAGTTCGGCATCGTCGACTCCGGCGATTCGGAGAAGCTCGGCATCGGCGCCATGACAGACGCCCGCATCCAGAGCTTCTACGACAAGATGGTCAAGGCCAAGGTCGCGAAGCCGGGCATCGACATCAAGAAGGCCTATACGCTGGCCTTCATCAACAAGGGTGTTGGGCTGGAGCTGAAGAAATAA
- a CDS encoding ABC transporter ATP-binding protein, producing the protein MMQEKMAHAPIMASGEKPMLLALRNVGKVFSNGVTALSKVDLTIREGDFLSLLGPSGCGKSTALRLIAGLSTPTAGQLEWRGSIDRSNIGFVFQEPTLLPWASVFDNVWLPLRLKGVSRAKASAAVMEMLARVHLTGFENAVPRELSGGMKMRVSIARAMVTKPRILLMDEPFAALDEITRFKLNNDLLELWQDERFTVVFVTHSVFESVFLSSRIVVMAARPGRVHSELVIGAPYPRDEAFRTSPDYAALCRQASDVLVNAINSTAGPRHDGH; encoded by the coding sequence ATGATGCAGGAGAAAATGGCGCATGCGCCGATAATGGCATCGGGCGAAAAACCAATGCTTTTGGCGCTGCGCAATGTCGGTAAGGTCTTTTCCAACGGCGTCACGGCGCTGAGCAAGGTCGATCTGACGATCCGCGAAGGCGATTTCCTTAGTCTGCTCGGGCCTTCGGGTTGCGGCAAGTCGACGGCGCTCAGGCTGATCGCGGGCCTGTCGACGCCGACGGCCGGCCAGCTCGAGTGGCGCGGCTCGATCGACCGTTCGAATATCGGCTTCGTCTTCCAGGAGCCGACGCTGCTGCCCTGGGCCAGCGTCTTCGACAATGTCTGGCTGCCGCTCCGGTTGAAGGGGGTGTCGCGGGCCAAGGCGTCTGCGGCGGTGATGGAGATGCTTGCGCGCGTCCATCTCACCGGCTTCGAGAACGCGGTGCCGCGCGAGCTTTCCGGCGGCATGAAGATGCGCGTCTCGATTGCGCGGGCCATGGTGACGAAGCCGCGCATCCTGTTGATGGACGAGCCTTTCGCGGCGCTCGACGAGATCACTCGCTTCAAGCTCAACAACGACCTTCTGGAACTGTGGCAGGACGAGCGCTTCACCGTCGTCTTCGTCACCCACAGCGTCTTCGAAAGTGTGTTCCTGTCCAGCCGCATCGTCGTCATGGCGGCGCGGCCGGGCCGGGTGCATAGCGAGCTTGTCATCGGCGCGCCCTATCCGCGCGACGAGGCCTTTCGCACCTCGCCAGATTACGCCGCGCTCTGCCGGCAGGCATCCGACGTGCTGGTCAACGCCATCAACTCAACCGCCGGACCGCGCCATGACGGCCATTGA